The Lepus europaeus isolate LE1 chromosome 21, mLepTim1.pri, whole genome shotgun sequence genome has a window encoding:
- the DNAAF5 gene encoding dynein axonemal assembly factor 5: MAATEVASSGPDEAAAAAELSRALGRLLPGLEAESKLGRRRALEALRCALEDEDAALPAADPAAFQGPWARLLLPRLLRRLADPAEGCRALAAHLLALGLRRAARPRDALPHLLPALAARLAGPDPARPPPEPCEELRLALVRLLGLAVELGGAAAAPHLDDAVRVLRCTLRDPFAAVRRESCACAGALARATPDHFHLQAEALTAPLMHTLTHQHWKVRVAAAEATGTVVLLGASKALDDVLPHLAQRLFDDVPQVRQAVTSVVGSWLLDLRDRYSYFHKLIPLLLSSIDDEMPEIRQSAADLWAQVGLQWQQENEADLKDKLDFASPPPPHFPLQESRPVLGCRELVRRNLSKVLPAICHDIGDWVAGTRVKSAQLLAVLLLHAEDHTTQHLEAVLRTLCHACADEEPAVVSSCTRSAELVGAFVSPEVTLKLLLPLLKRSPSPAGLLVLAAVIRGCPREALRPHLKALATELAQPHICQGSESDGYLQNLLLCVQALVSVCREDCRECGLQLMQVLVTVMAVPGTSGLQDKAEETLASLAAVENVTGSQDLYRKHLGPLLEGLTASHGSWTVHVAELMQFCVVVTQAGPAVGEVLPQVVPTLRACLQPTQDPQMRLKLLSLLTQLLLRPKDTVDSQGQFHGYLETVVKDILAPNLQWHAGKTAAAIRTATVSCLWALTSSDLLSAQQVAAVREALLPQLLTTLEDDSQRTRLTSCHILDTFLKSCGGASDPDTFIKIYPELLKRLDDVSNEVRVVAASTLATWLKCVGSAEGRAQYQGAVQHLYRELLVHLDDPESAIQDAVLGALKEGSGLFPSLLVRETEAVVHKHRSTTYCEQLLRHVQATPAAQ, translated from the exons ATGGCGGCGACTGAGGTGGCGTCGTCGGGCCCGGACgaggcggccgcggcggccgagCTGAGCCGCGCGCTGGGCCGCCTGCTGCCGGGTCTGGAGGCCGAGAGCAAGCTGGGGCGGCGGCGCGCCCTGGAGGCCCTGCGCTGTGCGCTGGAGGACGAGGACGCGGCGCTGCCCGCCGCCGACCCCGCCGCCTTCCAGGGCCCCTGGGCGCGCCTGCTGCTGCCGCGCCTGCTGCGCCGCCTCGCCGACCCCGCCGAGGGCTGCCGCGCGCTGGCCGCGCACCTGCTGGCGCTGGGCCTGCGGCGCGCCGCGCGCCCCCGCGACGCCCTGCCGCACCTGCTGCCCGCGCTGGCCGCGCGCCTGGCCGGCCCGGACCCCGCGCGGCCGCCGCCGGAGCCGTGCGAGGAGCTGCGCCTGGCGCTCGTGCGGCTGCTCGGCCTGGCCGTGGAGCTGGGCGGCGCCGCGGCCGCGCCGCACCTGGACGACGCGGTGCGCGTGCTGCGCTGCACCCTGCGCGACCCCTTCGCCGCCGTGCGCCGCGAGAGCTGCGCGTGCGCCGGCGCCCTGGCGCGGGCCACGCCGG ACCACTTCCACCTGCAGGCCGAGGCCCTGACCGCGCCGCTGATGCACACCCTTACCCACCAGCACTGGAAGGTCCGCGTGGCCGCCGCCGAGGCCACGGGCACCGTGGTCCTGCTGGGCGCCAGCAAGGCCCTGGACGACGTGCTGCCCCACCTGGCCCAGCGGCTGTTCGACGACGTCCCGCAG GTGCGACAGGCAGTGACGTCAGTGGTGGGCAGCTGGCTGCTGGACCTGCGAGACCGCTACTCGTATTTCCACAAGCTCATCCCCTTGTTACTGTCCAGCATCGATGACGAAATGCCGGAAATCCG GCAGTCGGCCGCGGACCTCTGGGCGCAGGTTGGGCTGCAGTGGCAGCAGGAGAATGAGGCGGACCTGAAAGATAAACTGGACTTCGCCtcgccgcccccaccccacttcccccTGCAAG AGAGCCGCCCAGTGCTGGGCTGTCGGGAGCTCGTCCGCAGGAACCTGTCCAAGGTGCTGCCCGCCATCTGCCACGACATCGGCGactgggtggcggggacccggGTGAAGTCCGCGCAGCTGCTGGCCGTGCTGCTGCTGCACGCCGAGGACCACACCACGCAGCACCTGGAGGCGGTGCTCCGGACCCTGTGCCACGCCTGTGCCGACGAGGAGCCGGCCGTGGTCAGCAGC TGCACGCGGTCCGCAGAGCTCGTCGGCGCCTTCGTCAGCCCAGAGGTGACACTGAagctgctgctgcccctgctgaAGCGGTCGCCCAGCCCCGCGGGCCTGCTGGTCCTCGCTGCCGTCATTCGGGGCTGCCCCCGGGAAGCCCTCCGGCCGCACCTGAAGGCCCTGGCCACGGAGCTGGCCCAGCCGCACATCTGCCAGGGCTCTGAGAGC GATGGCTACCTGCAGAATCTGCTGCTGTGCGTGCAGGCCCTGGTGTCCGTGTGCCGGGAGGACTGCAGGGAGTGCGGCCTGCAGCTCATGCAGGTGCTGGTGACCGTCATGGCCGTGCCGGGGACCTCGGGCCTCCAGGACAAG GCTGAGGAGACCCTGGCCTCGCTGGCGGCCGTGGAGAACGTGACGGGCAGCCAGGACCTCTATCGGAAGCACCTGGGCCCCCTCCTGGAGGGGCTGACCGCCTCCCACGGCAGCTGGACCGTGCATGTGGCCGAGCTCATGCAGTTCTGCGTCGTCGTCACCCAGGCAg GCCCCGCTGTCGGAGAGGTGCTGCCCCAGGTGGTCCCCACGCTCAGGGCCTGCCTCCAGCCCACCCAGGACCCACAGATGCGCCTGAAGCTCCTGTCCCTGCTGACCCAGCTGCTGCTCCGGCCGAAGGACACTGTCGACTCCCAGGG GCAGTTCCACGGCTACCTGGAGACGGTGGTAAAGGACATCCTGGCGCCCAACCTGCAGTGGCACGCGGGAAAGACTGCCGCCGCCATCCGCACAGCCACCGTGTCCTGCCTGTGGGCGCTGACCAGCAGCGACCTGCTGTCGGCCCAGCAG GTGGCGGCTGTGAGGGAGGCGCTGCTGCCCCAGCTTCTCACCACCCTGGAGGACGACTCCCAGAGGACACGGCTGACGTCCTGCCACATCCTCGACACGTTTTTAAAGAGCTGCGGAGGCGCGAGCGACCCGGACACGTTCATCAAGATTTACCCTG agctCCTGAAACGCCTGGACGACGTCTCCAACGAGGTGCGGGTGGTGGCGGCCTCCACCCTGGCCACGTGGCTGAAGTGCGTGGGGAGCGCCGAGGGCCGGGCTCAGTACCAGGGCGCCGTCCAGCACCTGTACAGGGAGCTCCTTGTGCACCTGGACGACCCCGAGAGCGCCATCCAGGACGCGGTTTTAG GTGCCCTCAAGGAGGGCAGcggcctgttccccagcctcctggtgagGGAGACGGAGGCCGTGGTCCACAAGCACCGCTCGACCACCTACTGCGAGCAGCTGCTGCGGCACGTGCAGGCCACGCCGGCCGCGCAGTGA